In a genomic window of Amycolatopsis japonica:
- a CDS encoding SRPBCC family protein has product MPVTEPTRFQVRLRAPIAEVWHALTDPGALREWLSEYAEVDLPSRYEFWGRYTPDGDRPRQRLLLAEDNVLRFAWTVDGKETVVEIVLTEDGDGTSLSFSQSGLPDYTAMLADPDSSLGMMYTFWALSIANLVDHVEGRPLTARCDLTSPLMSEEVRIDAPRGEVYSSIADPAVFTRWFGARIEAETEVGGRWAMGSLENDPDPAKIVDLVPDTKMSLAYQDGVVATWELEDSDGGTKLTFVQSGFSDEKPPYGSWMGWLSGLAELRRFHEIDPWLPLWADVRLEGMPEGLITLDGK; this is encoded by the coding sequence ATGCCCGTGACTGAACCGACGAGGTTTCAGGTGCGCCTGCGCGCGCCGATCGCCGAGGTCTGGCACGCGCTGACCGATCCCGGGGCGCTGCGCGAGTGGCTTTCCGAGTACGCGGAAGTCGACCTGCCGTCCCGGTACGAGTTCTGGGGCCGCTACACACCGGACGGCGATCGTCCGCGCCAGCGACTGTTGCTGGCCGAGGATAACGTCCTGCGGTTCGCGTGGACCGTCGACGGCAAGGAGACCGTCGTCGAGATCGTGCTGACGGAAGACGGGGACGGCACGTCCTTGTCGTTCAGTCAGAGCGGGCTGCCGGACTACACCGCGATGCTCGCCGACCCGGATTCGTCACTCGGCATGATGTACACGTTCTGGGCACTGTCCATCGCGAACCTCGTCGACCACGTCGAAGGACGGCCGCTCACCGCCCGCTGCGACCTCACCTCCCCGCTGATGAGCGAAGAGGTGCGGATCGACGCGCCGCGCGGCGAGGTCTACTCCTCGATCGCCGATCCCGCCGTGTTCACGCGCTGGTTCGGCGCCCGGATCGAGGCGGAGACCGAGGTCGGCGGCCGCTGGGCGATGGGGTCACTGGAGAACGACCCGGATCCGGCGAAGATCGTCGACCTGGTGCCCGACACCAAAATGTCGCTCGCGTATCAGGACGGCGTCGTCGCCACGTGGGAGCTTGAGGATTCCGACGGCGGCACCAAGCTGACGTTCGTCCAAAGTGGATTTTCCGACGAGAAGCCGCCCTACGGCTCGTGGATGGGCTGGCTCAGCGGTTTGGCGGAATTGCGCCGGTTCCACGAGATCGACCCGTGGCTCCCGCTGTGGGCCGACGTCCGGCTGGAAGGAATGCCCGAAGGTCTCATCACACTGGATGGAAAGTAG
- a CDS encoding SDR family NAD(P)-dependent oxidoreductase — protein MLLEGRNAIIYGAAGGIGSAVARGFAREGATVHLTGRTLKKLDALADEIREAGGKAETAEFDALEEAAVDEHAASVVSTAGSVDISMNVITHNDVQGTPLVEMSLEDLESPVRTAVRTNFLTARAAARHMIEQRSGVILMFGGDGDPLPGYHLGGLQVAFSAMEALRRGLACELGPQGIRVVTLRTGGIPETIPAEAGLEDAVRDMVDATMLKRTASLEDVARVAAFAASDHARSMTATALNISCGTMVD, from the coding sequence ATGTTGCTCGAAGGCAGGAACGCGATCATCTACGGGGCGGCGGGCGGAATCGGGAGCGCGGTGGCCCGCGGCTTCGCGAGAGAAGGCGCGACCGTCCATCTCACCGGCCGCACGCTGAAGAAGCTCGACGCGTTGGCCGACGAAATCCGGGAGGCCGGCGGGAAAGCCGAAACAGCGGAGTTCGACGCACTCGAAGAAGCCGCCGTCGACGAGCATGCCGCGTCGGTGGTTTCCACGGCGGGCAGTGTCGACATCTCGATGAACGTGATCACGCACAACGACGTCCAAGGCACTCCGCTCGTCGAGATGTCGTTGGAGGACTTGGAAAGCCCGGTCCGGACGGCGGTACGGACGAACTTCCTGACCGCACGGGCGGCCGCTCGGCACATGATCGAGCAGAGGTCCGGGGTGATCCTGATGTTCGGTGGCGACGGTGACCCGCTGCCGGGATATCACCTCGGTGGGCTCCAGGTCGCGTTCAGCGCGATGGAAGCGCTGCGGCGAGGACTGGCCTGCGAGCTCGGACCGCAGGGCATCCGTGTCGTGACCCTGCGCACCGGCGGGATCCCGGAGACGATCCCGGCGGAGGCCGGGCTCGAAGACGCCGTCCGTGACATGGTCGACGCGACGATGCTCAAGCGGACGGCTTCACTCGAAGACGTCGCCCGGGTGGCCGCCTTCGCCGCGTCGGATCACGCGCGCAGCATGACGGCGACGGCGCTGAATATCAGTTGCGGCACGATGGTCGACTGA
- a CDS encoding DUF3761 domain-containing protein has protein sequence MPKSATKLGMALAIGLLVAGACGVETVPTGRVTPASSQMSTPTTTAWTPPTTTSTATPTPTPQQFVPPATSAVEVPKQVEPKPTKARPKTTQATPKAPNPAECGSDYYRNTDGVCVHRPASGPGAADGATALCKDGSYSYSQNRRGTCSGHGGVRTWL, from the coding sequence ATGCCGAAGAGCGCAACGAAGCTGGGCATGGCACTGGCGATCGGACTTCTGGTCGCCGGAGCCTGCGGAGTGGAGACCGTGCCCACGGGGCGGGTCACGCCGGCGAGCAGTCAGATGTCGACGCCGACGACCACCGCGTGGACGCCGCCGACGACCACGAGCACGGCGACGCCTACGCCGACACCTCAGCAGTTCGTTCCACCGGCCACGAGCGCGGTCGAGGTGCCGAAACAGGTCGAGCCGAAGCCGACGAAGGCGCGTCCGAAGACCACGCAGGCGACGCCGAAGGCACCGAATCCGGCGGAATGCGGAAGTGACTACTACCGCAACACCGACGGCGTGTGCGTCCATCGGCCGGCGAGCGGCCCCGGCGCGGCCGACGGTGCGACCGCCCTCTGCAAGGACGGTTCGTACAGCTACAGCCAGAATCGCCGCGGCACCTGCTCCGGGCACGGCGGGGTCCGCACCTGGCTGTGA
- a CDS encoding MFS transporter gives MRMVKPVGRAPSPRIFVVVLATCGLVASFMQTLVVPLIPAFPRLLDTTPSDASWVVTATLIAGAVVMPVSGRLGDLYGKRRLLLISLGFLVAGSVVSALTSSLALMVVGRGLQGCAMGAIPLGISIMRDELAPERVGAAISVMSSTLGVGGAIGLPVSALVAQNADWHVLFWASAGLGLICGLLILFVVPESPVKTPAPFDYLGALGLTVGLVCLLLPIVKGSEWGWGSGRTLAFGGSALVILLVWGAYQLRRRDPLVDLRVSARRPVLFTNLASIMIGFALYSMALSFPQLLQAPASTGYGLGLTMVQAGLCLAPNGLVMFMLSPVSARLIERYGPRTTLMVGATTIATGYVFATVLMDNAVELITASIIIGGGVGIAYAAMPALIMGSVPVTETASANGLNSLMRSVGTSTSSAVMASMLASLAITVGGVSVPSAAGFRLSFVVAAGAALLGLVLTAFVPKQRQPEPLVASVH, from the coding sequence ATGCGCATGGTGAAACCGGTCGGACGGGCACCTTCGCCCCGGATCTTCGTGGTCGTGCTCGCCACTTGCGGGCTGGTGGCCTCGTTCATGCAGACGCTGGTCGTCCCGCTCATCCCGGCATTTCCGCGGCTGCTCGACACGACTCCGTCGGACGCGTCGTGGGTGGTGACGGCGACCCTGATCGCCGGAGCCGTGGTGATGCCGGTGAGCGGCAGGCTCGGCGACCTCTACGGCAAACGCCGGTTGCTGCTGATCAGCCTGGGGTTCCTGGTCGCCGGTTCGGTGGTGTCGGCGCTGACGAGTTCGCTCGCGCTGATGGTCGTCGGCAGGGGGCTCCAAGGCTGCGCGATGGGCGCGATCCCGCTGGGCATCAGCATCATGCGCGACGAGCTCGCACCGGAACGGGTCGGTGCCGCGATCTCGGTGATGAGTTCGACACTCGGTGTCGGCGGTGCCATCGGGCTCCCGGTGTCGGCGCTGGTCGCGCAGAACGCCGACTGGCACGTCCTCTTCTGGGCGTCGGCGGGGCTTGGGCTCATTTGCGGCCTGCTGATCCTCTTCGTGGTGCCGGAATCGCCGGTGAAGACACCGGCGCCGTTCGACTACCTCGGTGCCTTGGGGCTGACGGTCGGCCTGGTCTGCCTGTTGTTGCCGATCGTCAAGGGCAGCGAATGGGGCTGGGGAAGTGGCCGCACGCTGGCCTTCGGCGGGAGCGCGCTGGTGATCCTGCTGGTCTGGGGTGCCTACCAGCTGCGACGCCGGGATCCGCTCGTGGATCTGCGGGTCTCCGCGCGGCGTCCGGTGTTGTTCACCAACCTCGCGTCGATCATGATCGGTTTCGCCCTGTACTCGATGGCGTTGTCGTTCCCGCAGCTGCTGCAGGCGCCCGCGTCGACCGGCTACGGCCTCGGCCTGACGATGGTGCAGGCCGGTCTCTGCCTCGCGCCGAACGGCCTGGTCATGTTCATGCTGTCGCCGGTTTCGGCCCGGCTCATCGAGCGCTACGGACCGCGTACGACACTGATGGTCGGTGCCACCACCATCGCGACCGGGTATGTCTTCGCGACCGTGTTGATGGACAACGCCGTCGAGCTGATCACGGCGTCGATCATCATCGGCGGTGGTGTGGGCATCGCTTACGCGGCCATGCCCGCGCTGATCATGGGCTCGGTGCCGGTCACCGAAACCGCGTCCGCGAACGGGCTGAACTCGCTGATGCGCTCCGTCGGCACATCGACGTCCAGCGCGGTGATGGCGTCCATGCTCGCGTCGCTGGCGATCACCGTCGGCGGGGTCTCCGTCCCGTCCGCGGCCGGATTCCGGCTGAGCTTCGTGGTCGCCGCCGGTGCGGCGCTCCTGGGGCTCGTCTTGACCGCTTTCGTCCCGAAGCAACGTCAGCCCGAGCCGCTGGTCGCTTCGGTCCACTAG
- a CDS encoding acetolactate synthase large subunit: MNGAQSLIRTLVDAGVDVCFSNPGTSEMHFVAALDSVPEMRGVLGLFEGVVTGAADGYARIADKPAATLLHLGPGLGNGLANLHNARRAHTPIVNVIGDHATYHKQYDAPLESDIEAVAGSLDGWVRRSEHTKDVGADAAAAVAASQDAPGQVATLILPADASWGEGGEACAPIPPRIPQVVDATTVKNIAEVLTSGEPVALLVGGSGCREAGLRATSRIAAATGVKTFVETFPARLERGEGLPTIERLGYLAEQVAYQLDGIKHVIVAGTKAPVSFFAYPGKASNLVPEGAQVHVLAEVAQDVPRALADVAELVAAETEPVLQEAARPALPSGPLTPQNWVEVIGALLPERAIIADEANTSGLLLPAATAGAPRHDVLTLTGGAIGYGMPVATGAAVAAPDRPVINLQSDGSALYTISALWTQARENLNVTTVLLNNRAYAILRLELQRVGADANGPKANELLDLSRPDMDFVKIAEGMGVPATRATTAEELAEQFQRALAEPGPHLIDAIVPTLF; this comes from the coding sequence ATGAACGGCGCCCAGTCCCTGATCCGCACCCTCGTCGACGCGGGCGTCGACGTGTGCTTCTCGAATCCGGGCACCTCGGAGATGCACTTCGTGGCCGCGCTCGACTCCGTGCCCGAGATGCGCGGCGTGCTCGGCCTGTTCGAAGGCGTCGTCACCGGCGCCGCTGACGGGTACGCGCGCATCGCCGACAAGCCGGCCGCGACGCTGCTGCACCTCGGCCCCGGACTCGGGAACGGGCTGGCGAACCTGCACAACGCGCGTCGGGCCCACACCCCGATCGTCAACGTGATCGGCGATCACGCGACCTACCACAAGCAGTACGACGCCCCGCTCGAATCGGATATCGAGGCCGTCGCCGGTTCGCTCGACGGCTGGGTCCGCCGTTCGGAGCACACGAAGGACGTCGGTGCCGACGCCGCGGCGGCGGTCGCGGCGTCGCAGGACGCCCCCGGGCAGGTGGCGACGCTGATCCTCCCCGCCGACGCGTCCTGGGGCGAGGGCGGCGAAGCGTGCGCGCCCATCCCGCCTCGGATTCCGCAGGTCGTCGACGCGACGACGGTGAAGAACATCGCCGAAGTGCTGACCAGTGGCGAACCGGTCGCCCTGCTCGTCGGCGGCAGCGGCTGCCGCGAGGCCGGGCTGCGCGCGACCAGCCGGATCGCGGCCGCGACCGGCGTCAAGACGTTCGTCGAGACCTTCCCCGCCCGGCTCGAACGCGGCGAGGGCCTGCCGACGATCGAGCGGCTGGGCTACCTCGCCGAGCAGGTCGCGTACCAGCTCGACGGGATCAAACACGTGATCGTCGCCGGCACGAAGGCTCCTGTCTCGTTCTTCGCCTATCCCGGCAAGGCGAGCAACCTGGTGCCCGAAGGCGCGCAGGTCCACGTGCTGGCCGAAGTAGCGCAGGACGTGCCGCGAGCTCTGGCCGACGTGGCGGAACTGGTCGCGGCCGAGACCGAGCCGGTACTGCAGGAGGCCGCCCGGCCCGCGTTGCCGTCCGGGCCGCTGACCCCGCAGAACTGGGTCGAGGTGATCGGCGCGCTGCTGCCGGAACGCGCGATCATCGCCGACGAAGCGAACACGTCCGGGCTGTTGCTGCCCGCCGCGACCGCGGGTGCGCCCCGGCACGATGTGCTGACCTTGACCGGCGGCGCGATCGGCTACGGCATGCCCGTCGCGACCGGGGCCGCCGTCGCCGCACCGGACCGGCCGGTGATCAACCTGCAGTCCGACGGCAGCGCGCTGTACACGATTTCGGCGCTGTGGACGCAAGCACGAGAGAACCTCAACGTCACCACGGTCCTGCTGAACAACCGCGCGTACGCGATCCTGCGGCTGGAGCTGCAGCGTGTCGGCGCGGACGCCAACGGCCCCAAGGCGAACGAACTGCTCGACCTTTCCCGGCCGGACATGGACTTCGTCAAGATCGCCGAAGGCATGGGTGTCCCGGCGACCAGGGCGACGACCGCCGAGGAGCTGGCCGAGCAGTTCCAGCGCGCGCTCGCCGAGCCGGGCCCGCACCTGATCGACGCGATCGTCCCGACGCTGTTCTGA
- a CDS encoding FAD-binding oxidoreductase, with translation MGDVAARFAEIVGDANLLSGEAIPEDYAHDEALTTSAQRPAHLAKPGSAEEVAELLKAASEHGVPVTARGSGTGLSGGARPREDGLVISFERMNAVLEIDTENHVAVVQPGVTLSDLDEKTTEAGLGYTVYPGELSASVGGNVGTNAGGMRAVKYGVTRHNVVGLQAVLPTGEIIRTGGKTSKVSTGYDLTQLIIGSEGTLAIATEVIVKLYPRLPHGATVFAPFETFDEVMTVVPKIISSGLAPHILEYIDNLTLAAISYNEKLSLGVPDSIRDTAQAYLVVALENRDSDRLHSDVEELGGLLGDLGAMDVYVLEGPSARKLIEAREKAFWTAKAAGADDVIDVVVPRSAMPEFLRKAREMAMSREAGALGCGHAGDGNVHLAIFCKDTDKRKQLLTDIFALGMELGGAISGEHGLGRAKAGYFLDLEDPAKIALMRRIKESFDPAGILNPGVLFAERA, from the coding sequence ATGGGCGATGTTGCGGCACGGTTCGCCGAGATCGTCGGGGACGCGAACTTGCTGTCAGGCGAGGCGATCCCCGAGGACTACGCACACGACGAGGCTTTGACCACCTCGGCGCAGAGGCCCGCCCACCTGGCGAAACCGGGAAGCGCCGAAGAGGTCGCGGAGCTGCTGAAGGCGGCCAGTGAACACGGCGTGCCGGTCACCGCGCGCGGGTCGGGCACCGGCCTGTCGGGTGGTGCGCGGCCTCGCGAGGACGGCCTGGTGATCTCCTTCGAACGCATGAACGCCGTGTTGGAGATCGACACCGAAAACCACGTCGCCGTCGTCCAGCCCGGCGTCACACTGTCCGATTTGGACGAAAAGACCACGGAGGCCGGACTCGGCTACACCGTCTATCCCGGGGAACTGAGCGCGAGTGTCGGTGGCAACGTCGGCACGAACGCGGGCGGCATGCGCGCGGTCAAATACGGCGTCACCCGCCACAACGTCGTGGGCCTACAGGCCGTGCTGCCGACCGGCGAGATCATCCGGACCGGCGGCAAGACCTCGAAGGTGTCGACGGGTTACGACCTGACCCAGCTGATCATCGGCTCCGAAGGCACCCTCGCGATCGCCACCGAGGTCATCGTGAAGCTGTACCCGCGCCTGCCGCACGGTGCCACGGTGTTCGCCCCGTTCGAGACCTTCGACGAGGTGATGACCGTCGTCCCGAAGATCATCTCCAGCGGGCTCGCGCCGCACATCCTCGAGTACATCGACAATCTGACGCTCGCCGCGATCAGCTACAACGAGAAACTCAGCCTCGGCGTGCCCGACTCCATCCGGGACACCGCGCAGGCCTATCTGGTGGTGGCGCTGGAAAACCGCGACAGCGACCGGCTGCACTCGGACGTCGAGGAGCTCGGCGGGCTGCTGGGAGACCTCGGCGCGATGGACGTGTACGTGCTCGAAGGCCCTTCGGCACGCAAGCTCATCGAGGCACGCGAAAAGGCGTTCTGGACGGCCAAGGCGGCCGGTGCCGACGACGTCATCGACGTGGTGGTCCCGAGGTCCGCCATGCCCGAATTCCTGCGCAAGGCGAGGGAAATGGCGATGTCGCGCGAGGCGGGCGCGCTCGGCTGCGGACACGCCGGCGACGGCAACGTCCACCTCGCCATCTTCTGCAAAGACACGGACAAGCGGAAGCAGCTGCTGACCGACATCTTCGCGCTGGGCATGGAACTCGGCGGCGCGATCTCCGGCGAACACGGCCTCGGGAGGGCCAAGGCCGGCTACTTCCTCGACCTGGAGGACCCGGCGAAGATCGCGCTGATGCGCCGGATCAAGGAAAGCTTCGACCCGGCCGGGATCCTCAACCCCGGCGTTCTTTTCGCTGAGAGGGCATGA
- a CDS encoding Calx-beta domain-containing protein — translation MRRIAALGASFAIAFGLAVPAAEGAGTGCTTPVVNVSGVSQAEGTSAGYTTLLFTVSLADGGCAPQGSVEYRTIEGNGSPVDPAFVAKESVDYLPRAGTLTWAGRADTQTVAVKVRADSFVENDELFSLRLYGEKGVRIGHSVGVAWVADDDKAKTVPLATTQEGEICWSLPPNFAQATSCKVPLVLSRPWLAGPLTIRYRTEGSAHEPVKDGVVTFERGETRGYAELTVLPGQTGKARVEFFEPSQGRLVYATSTVVISPAG, via the coding sequence ATGAGGCGGATCGCGGCGCTGGGGGCGTCGTTCGCGATCGCGTTCGGGCTCGCGGTACCGGCGGCCGAAGGCGCGGGAACGGGCTGCACCACGCCCGTGGTGAACGTCAGCGGCGTCAGCCAGGCCGAGGGGACAAGCGCCGGGTACACCACCCTTCTCTTCACCGTTTCACTCGCCGACGGCGGTTGCGCACCGCAGGGCTCGGTCGAATACCGGACGATCGAGGGCAACGGTTCGCCGGTCGACCCGGCGTTCGTCGCGAAGGAGAGCGTCGATTATCTGCCGCGTGCGGGCACGCTGACCTGGGCCGGGCGGGCGGACACGCAGACGGTCGCGGTCAAGGTCCGCGCCGATTCCTTCGTCGAGAACGACGAGTTGTTCTCACTGCGCCTGTACGGCGAGAAAGGCGTGCGGATCGGGCACAGCGTCGGCGTGGCTTGGGTGGCCGACGACGACAAGGCCAAGACCGTGCCGCTGGCCACCACGCAGGAAGGCGAGATCTGCTGGTCGCTCCCGCCGAACTTCGCGCAGGCCACCAGCTGCAAGGTGCCGCTCGTGCTCTCCCGGCCGTGGCTCGCGGGACCGCTCACGATCCGCTACCGCACCGAAGGCTCCGCTCACGAGCCGGTGAAGGACGGTGTCGTCACCTTCGAGCGCGGTGAGACCAGGGGATACGCCGAACTCACGGTCCTGCCCGGGCAAACGGGGAAGGCGCGGGTCGAGTTCTTCGAGCCGTCGCAGGGCAGGCTCGTGTACGCGACCTCCACCGTGGTGATCAGCCCCGCCGGGTGA
- a CDS encoding AfsR/SARP family transcriptional regulator: MPGPGELRVLGPVEAIGPTGRAELHGARQRAVLGVLALHAGSVVPIPRLVDVLWGEDPPRTAVKTLHSHVARIRQALEDCGFPLVLQTRKPGYVLTVAPSSVDALRFEEELRAAKRSNPGQAVTALREALRLWRGEAFADAELDGWGLREVERLQELRLSAWEELWDAELRLGEHEEVLRELPRLRAEHPYRERLAALHMLALHRCGRHAEALETFQAVRRGLADEFGVDPGPELVELHTSILRRAPELDAPARGTAPAQLPARVGHFTGRQQELASLDELLDEAEPPVVVISGAAGMGKSALAVQWAHRIADRFPDGQLFLDLAGHDPNEALSPGDALAHLSRGLGLPDDRLPDATAERAALYRSLLHGRRCVIVADNAGGVDQILPLVPGTAKAMLIVTSRQTLAALGSRHAVRVFALDALADPESMTLLTRVLGADRVAREPAQAARLARLCDGMPLALRIAAARLTGEPSRPIAELTHELTGVGRLETLAVQGDSRTVKTVLASAYLPLEHAPARLFRLSGLIPGTSFSAALGGALCGVPAEAGRAAAAELSAAHLITPAGPDRYRLHDLIREFAVACVRTDETTSSRAEAADRLIDWYLHVAAEANRIIDPNRDLVVPALRHPAPGRPFPAERRAALAFLGAERPNLLPVVRFAREHGRNTAAWQLTYLLTSFYDTTGGWNERIGLCREGAAAAAELDDPLAEAEMLRALGAAYFMTRRLTDALETNARALKAARAAGDLEGEGHIYNNTANAYAALRRFDEAITAYRLAVERCTSAGNRLGRALSQRNLGHAYIRRGQPMDGLSPLTAALETFRELGNARLEAATLDTLGEAYEELGDHDVALDHLGKALAASRAIGDRWQEWESLLHAGQVHLARKDFRAARDDFDQALLISRDVGNRHSEAAALDRLGRAHLGLGDLASARESLERGVAVRAGVPDPYEEAHLHRDLGDLETRCGDTAAAAAHWARAIELYRRANATADADLVTRRG; this comes from the coding sequence GTGCCCGGGCCAGGGGAACTACGGGTGCTGGGCCCGGTCGAAGCGATCGGCCCCACCGGGCGGGCGGAGTTGCACGGCGCCCGCCAGCGAGCCGTGCTCGGCGTTCTCGCCCTGCACGCGGGTTCGGTCGTCCCGATCCCCCGGTTGGTCGACGTGCTCTGGGGCGAAGATCCGCCGCGCACCGCGGTGAAAACCCTGCACAGCCATGTCGCACGGATCCGGCAGGCACTGGAGGACTGCGGGTTCCCGCTGGTCCTGCAGACGCGCAAACCCGGGTACGTCCTGACGGTCGCACCGTCCTCTGTCGACGCTCTTCGCTTCGAAGAAGAACTTCGTGCCGCCAAGCGGAGTAATCCCGGTCAGGCGGTGACGGCGTTGCGCGAGGCGTTGCGGCTCTGGCGCGGTGAGGCTTTCGCGGACGCCGAACTCGACGGCTGGGGCCTGCGCGAGGTCGAACGGCTCCAGGAACTACGGCTGTCCGCCTGGGAAGAACTTTGGGACGCCGAGCTCAGGCTCGGCGAACACGAAGAGGTCCTCCGGGAACTTCCACGGCTCCGCGCCGAACACCCGTACCGCGAACGGCTCGCCGCGCTGCACATGCTCGCCCTGCATCGCTGCGGCAGACATGCCGAGGCGTTGGAGACGTTCCAGGCCGTGCGCAGAGGGCTGGCGGACGAGTTCGGTGTCGATCCCGGACCGGAACTCGTCGAACTGCACACGTCGATCCTGCGCCGCGCGCCCGAACTCGACGCACCCGCACGGGGTACCGCGCCCGCCCAACTCCCCGCCCGTGTCGGACATTTCACCGGGCGGCAGCAGGAGCTCGCTTCACTCGACGAACTGCTCGACGAAGCCGAGCCGCCGGTCGTGGTGATCTCCGGGGCGGCGGGAATGGGGAAGTCCGCGCTCGCCGTGCAGTGGGCGCATCGCATCGCGGATCGCTTCCCCGATGGCCAGCTCTTCCTCGATCTCGCGGGGCACGACCCGAACGAGGCGCTGTCGCCGGGCGACGCGCTCGCGCATCTGTCGCGGGGTCTCGGCCTCCCCGACGACCGGCTGCCCGACGCGACGGCCGAACGCGCGGCGCTCTACCGCTCGCTGCTGCACGGCAGGCGTTGCGTGATCGTCGCCGACAACGCGGGCGGCGTCGACCAGATCCTTCCCCTCGTCCCCGGTACGGCGAAGGCGATGCTGATCGTCACCAGCAGGCAGACACTGGCGGCGCTCGGCAGCAGGCACGCCGTCCGGGTGTTCGCGCTCGACGCGCTGGCCGATCCGGAATCGATGACGCTGCTCACCCGGGTGCTGGGCGCGGACCGGGTCGCCCGCGAGCCCGCGCAGGCCGCGCGGCTGGCCAGGCTGTGTGACGGGATGCCGTTGGCGTTGCGGATCGCCGCCGCGCGCCTGACCGGTGAGCCGAGCCGTCCGATCGCGGAACTCACCCATGAGCTGACCGGTGTCGGACGATTGGAAACCCTTGCGGTGCAAGGGGATTCCCGGACGGTCAAAACCGTCCTCGCGAGTGCGTACCTGCCGCTGGAGCATGCTCCGGCCCGCCTGTTCCGGCTGTCCGGGCTGATCCCGGGGACGTCTTTCAGCGCTGCACTCGGCGGCGCGCTGTGCGGGGTGCCCGCCGAAGCGGGCCGGGCCGCGGCCGCCGAACTCTCCGCAGCGCACCTGATCACCCCGGCGGGCCCGGATCGCTATCGCCTCCACGACCTGATCCGTGAGTTCGCCGTCGCGTGCGTCCGCACCGACGAAACGACGTCGAGCCGCGCCGAGGCCGCGGATCGGCTGATCGACTGGTATCTGCACGTCGCCGCCGAGGCGAACCGGATCATCGACCCGAACCGCGATCTGGTCGTCCCGGCCTTGCGACACCCGGCACCCGGAAGGCCGTTTCCGGCGGAAAGACGTGCGGCGCTGGCGTTCCTGGGGGCCGAGCGCCCGAACCTGCTGCCTGTGGTGCGGTTCGCACGCGAACACGGCCGCAACACCGCCGCTTGGCAGCTCACCTACCTGCTCACCAGTTTCTACGACACCACGGGCGGCTGGAACGAGCGGATCGGGCTCTGCCGCGAGGGAGCCGCGGCGGCCGCCGAGCTCGACGATCCGTTGGCGGAAGCGGAAATGCTGCGTGCGCTCGGCGCTGCCTACTTCATGACCCGCAGGCTGACGGACGCGCTCGAAACCAACGCCCGCGCGTTGAAGGCCGCCCGTGCGGCCGGCGATCTCGAAGGCGAAGGACACATCTACAACAACACCGCGAACGCCTACGCCGCGCTTCGCCGGTTCGACGAGGCGATCACCGCGTACCGGCTCGCGGTCGAGCGGTGCACCTCGGCGGGCAACCGGCTCGGCCGCGCCCTGTCCCAGCGCAACCTCGGCCACGCCTACATTCGCCGCGGCCAGCCGATGGACGGTCTCAGCCCGCTGACGGCCGCGCTGGAGACGTTCCGCGAACTCGGCAACGCCCGGCTGGAAGCGGCCACCCTGGACACCCTCGGCGAGGCCTACGAAGAACTCGGCGATCACGATGTCGCGCTCGACCACCTCGGCAAGGCGCTGGCCGCGTCCAGGGCGATCGGCGACCGCTGGCAGGAGTGGGAGTCGCTGCTGCACGCCGGCCAGGTCCACCTCGCCCGCAAGGATTTCCGGGCCGCCCGGGACGACTTCGACCAGGCGCTGCTGATCAGCCGGGACGTCGGGAACCGGCACAGCGAGGCAGCCGCCCTCGACCGGCTCGGCCGCGCCCACCTGGGGCTCGGCGATCTGGCGTCGGCGAGGGAAAGCCTCGAGCGCGGAGTCGCGGTCCGGGCGGGTGTCCCGGATCCGTACGAGGAGGCTCACCTGCACCGCGACCTCGGCGACCTGGAGACACGGTGCGGCGACACGGCCGCCGCGGCCGCCCACTGGGCTCGAGCGATCGAGCTGTACCGGCGGGCGAACGCGACGGCCGACGCCGACCTCGTCACCCGGCGGGGCTGA
- a CDS encoding DUF3830 family protein → MARYITITLDKRGVSCRARLLDAEAPRTCRAVWDALPQSGSAYHAKYARNEVYTLVPPFAEPKPGRENPTVTPIPGDVVYFGFEAWEIGNPAYGYDEDSEAHSDQGATDLAIFYGRNNLLINGDAGWVPGNVFATIEEGLAEMAEAAQDLWLRGVEGETLSFARA, encoded by the coding sequence ATGGCCCGCTACATCACGATCACCCTGGACAAGCGCGGGGTTTCCTGCCGCGCCCGGCTGCTCGACGCCGAAGCCCCGCGGACCTGCCGCGCGGTGTGGGACGCGTTGCCGCAGAGCGGTTCGGCCTACCACGCGAAGTACGCGCGCAACGAGGTCTACACCCTCGTGCCGCCCTTCGCCGAACCGAAGCCGGGCCGCGAAAACCCCACGGTGACCCCGATTCCGGGGGATGTCGTGTACTTCGGGTTCGAGGCTTGGGAGATCGGCAACCCGGCGTACGGCTACGACGAGGACAGTGAGGCGCACAGCGATCAGGGTGCGACGGATCTCGCGATCTTCTACGGCCGCAACAACCTGCTGATCAACGGCGACGCGGGCTGGGTGCCCGGCAACGTGTTCGCGACGATCGAAGAGGGTCTGGCCGAGATGGCGGAAGCCGCGCAGGATCTGTGGCTGCGCGGTGTCGAGGGCGAGACGCTTTCGTTCGCCCGCGCGTGA